The following proteins are co-located in the Nerophis ophidion isolate RoL-2023_Sa linkage group LG04, RoL_Noph_v1.0, whole genome shotgun sequence genome:
- the LOC133552023 gene encoding protein ZNRD2-like isoform X6: MGEYMLKGYKMLGDCCDVCGTILLQDRRQKNYCVSCQELDSDVDKDNPALNAQAALSQVRERRLAAQAPAEPDAAPVSGDTNVRVGGGAVPLPRPEHCEGAAAGGRALLPPPVAPSPAAPVTVAVPAAAAAPVTPLVVGRPAPAPGVLQDAEEAVMTKLRWASSQLQSSSSLEFSIQLCNLISSCANSLRSLKELSQ; this comes from the exons atgggagaatacatgctcaaaggctacaagatgttgggcgactgctgtgacgtctgtggg acTATTTTGCTGCAGGACCGCCGACAGAAGAACTATTGTGTGTCGTGTCAGGAGCTGGACTCTGACGTTGACAAGGACAACCCTG CCCTCAACGCGCAGGCGGCGTTGTCCCAGGTCAGAGAGCGGCGCCTGGCGGCCCAGGCCCCGGCGGAGCCCGACGCAGCCCCGGTCAGCGGAGACACCAACGTCCGTGTCGGCGGCGGCGCCGTTCCTCTGCCCAGACCGGAGCACTGCGAGGGTGCGGCGGCCGGGGGCAGAGCCCTCCTACCCCCGCCCGTGGCTCCTTCCCCGGCGGCCCCCGTCACTGTCGCCGtccccgccgccgccgccgcccctGTCACCCCCTTGGTTGTCGGCCGGCCGGCCCCGGCGCCCGGCGTGTTGCAGGACGCCGAGGAGGCGGTTATGACCAAACTGCGCTGGGCCAGCAGCCAGCTGCAAAGCTCCTCCTCCTTGGAGTTCAGCATCCAGCTGTGCAACCTGATCTCCAGCTGTGCCAACTCCCTGCGCAGCCTCAAGGAGCTCAGCCAGTGA
- the LOC133552023 gene encoding protein ZNRD2-like isoform X5, with protein sequence MGEYMLKGYKMLGDCCDVCGTILLQDRRQKNYCVSCQELDSDVDKDNPALNAQAALSQVRERRLAAQAPAEPDAAPVSGDTNVRVGGGAVPLPRPEHCEGAAAGGRALLPPPVAPSPAAPVTVAVPAAAAAPVTPLVVGRPAPAPGVLQDAEEAVMTKLRWASSQLQSSSSLEFSIQLCNLISSCANSLRSLKELSQ encoded by the exons atgggagaatacatgctcaaaggatacaagatgctgggcgactgctgtgacgtctgtggg acTATTTTGCTGCAGGACCGCCGACAGAAGAACTATTGTGTGTCGTGTCAGGAGCTGGACTCTGACGTTGACAAGGACAACCCTG CCCTCAACGCGCAGGCGGCGTTGTCCCAGGTCAGAGAGCGGCGCCTGGCGGCCCAGGCCCCGGCGGAGCCCGACGCAGCCCCGGTCAGCGGAGACACCAACGTCCGTGTCGGCGGCGGCGCCGTTCCTCTGCCCAGACCGGAGCACTGCGAGGGTGCGGCGGCCGGGGGCAGAGCCCTCCTACCCCCGCCCGTGGCTCCTTCCCCGGCGGCCCCCGTCACTGTCGCCGtccccgccgccgccgccgcccctGTCACCCCCTTGGTTGTCGGCCGGCCGGCCCCGGCGCCCGGCGTGTTGCAGGACGCCGAGGAGGCGGTTATGACCAAACTGCGCTGGGCCAGCAGCCAGCTGCAAAGCTCCTCCTCCTTGGAGTTCAGCATCCAGCTGTGCAACCTGATCTCCAGCTGTGCCAACTCCCTGCGCAGCCTCAAGGAGCTCAGCCAGTGA
- the LOC133552023 gene encoding protein ZNRD2-like isoform X4 has protein sequence MGEYMLKGYKMLGDCCDVCGTILLQDRRQKNYCVSCQELDSDVDKDNPALNAQAALSQVRERRLAAQAPAEPDAAPVSGDTNVRVGGGAVPLPRPEHCEGAAAGGRALLPPPVAPSPAAPVTVAVPAAAAAPVTPLVVGRPAPAPGVLQDAEEAVMTKLRWASSQLQSSSSLEFSIQLCNLISSCANSLRSLKELSQ, from the exons atgggagaatacatgctcaaaggctacaagatgctgggcgactgctgtgacgtctgtggg acTATTTTGCTGCAGGACCGCCGACAGAAGAACTATTGTGTGTCGTGTCAGGAGCTGGACTCTGACGTTGACAAGGACAACCCTG CCCTCAACGCGCAGGCGGCGTTGTCCCAGGTCAGAGAGCGGCGCCTGGCGGCCCAGGCCCCGGCGGAGCCCGACGCAGCCCCGGTCAGCGGAGACACCAACGTCCGTGTCGGCGGCGGCGCCGTTCCTCTGCCCAGACCGGAGCACTGCGAGGGTGCGGCGGCCGGGGGCAGAGCCCTCCTACCCCCGCCCGTGGCTCCTTCCCCGGCGGCCCCCGTCACTGTCGCCGtccccgccgccgccgccgcccctGTCACCCCCTTGGTTGTCGGCCGGCCGGCCCCGGCGCCCGGCGTGTTGCAGGACGCCGAGGAGGCGGTTATGACCAAACTGCGCTGGGCCAGCAGCCAGCTGCAAAGCTCCTCCTCCTTGGAGTTCAGCATCCAGCTGTGCAACCTGATCTCCAGCTGTGCCAACTCCCTGCGCAGCCTCAAGGAGCTCAGCCAGTGA